A window of Echeneis naucrates chromosome 13, fEcheNa1.1, whole genome shotgun sequence contains these coding sequences:
- the slc19a3b gene encoding solute carrier family 19 member 3b, with protein MDCWAKLKLSSWAYPTAVLSLYGFFANCRVAEPFLTPYLIGPHKNISAEVVTNYLFPIWTYSYLAFLFPVFLLTDFMRHKPVIVTQGLFLITNYVLLCFAPGLPAMIFLQINYAVVTSTEVAYFSYIYSIIPSENYQRATGYLRSAMLAGYTFGASLGQVLVSIAEMDYFYINAISLGIVSMAFFISLWLPMPQRRMFFKGKKDADMRLQSQQEGLWGAHRPEETVMERDGAGSGKEEMGHNGNPGWCSRESVAAAGHLLWQSFRESYSSRHLIYWSLWWALATAGYNQVFNYIQLMWDHIEPSATSSIYNGGVEAVCSLVGSAAAFSVGYIKVTWAVWGELALGLFSAIAAGSVFLMALTSSIWACYVGYVIFKSCYMFLITITTFQIASKLSMECYALMFGINTFVALSLQAIITVIVVDEAALGLDIVTQFIIYGSYYSAISLLFLIRGTYTACISHPTATQPEDKGQKSSVEVIDAEHF; from the exons ATGGACTGTTGGGCAAAACTTAAGTTGTCCAGCTGGGCTTATCCCACTGCTGTCCTGTCCCTCTATGGTTTCTTTGCTAACTGCAGAGTAGCAGAGCCCTTCCTCACACCATACCTGATTGGGCCACACAAGAACATCTCTGCTGAAGTG GTGACAAACTACCTGTTCCCTATCTGGACGTACTCCTACCTGGCCTTTCTTTTCCCCGTCTTCCTACTGACTGACTTCATGCGACACAAGCCCGTTATTGTGACACAGGGGCTATTCCTCATCACCAACTATGTCCTGCTTTGCTTTGCCCCTGGTCTGCCTGCTATGATCTTCCTTCAG ATCAACTATGCTGTTGTGACTTCCACAGAGGTTGCCTACTTTTCTTACATTTACAGCATAATTCCATCTGAGAATTACCAAAGAGCCACTGGGTACCTCCGCAGTGCCATGCTGGCTGGATATACATTTGGTGCCAGTCTCGGACAAGTACTAGTCTCCATTGCAG AGATGGACTACTTCTACATCAATGCTATCAGTCTGGGCATTGTGAGCATGGCTTTTTTCATCTCCCTCTGGTTGCCCATGCCTCAGAGGAGAATGTTcttcaaagggaaaaaagatGCGGATATGCGCTTGCAGTCCCAGCAGGAGGGGCTATGGGGGGCACACAGGCCTGAGGAAACTGTGATGGAGAGGGATGGAGCTGGCTCTGGGAAGGAAGAAATGGGGCACAATGGCAATCCTGGCTGGTGCAGCAGGGAAAGTGTGGCGGCTGCAGGTCATCTACTTTGGCAAAGCTTCAGGGAGTCCTACTCCTCCAG ACATTTAATCTACTGGTCCTTGTGGTGGGCTCTGGCCACAGCAGGCTACAATCAGGTCTTCAACTACATCCAGCTGATGTGGGACCATATAGAACCATCTGCCACATCATCCATCTACAATGGCGGTGTAGAGGCTGTATGTTCTCTTGTAG GTTCTGCGGCAGCCTTCTCTGTGGGCTACATCAAGGTGACCTGGGCTGTGTGGGGAGAGCTGGCTTTGGGACTTTTCTCAGCCATAGCAGCAGGTTCTGTGTTTCTGATGGCCCTCACCAGCAGCATCTGGGCCTGCTATGTTGGTTATGTCATATTCAAATCTTGCTACATGTTTCTGATCACCATTACAAC TTTTCAGATTGCATCTAAACTCTCCATGGAGTGCTATGCGTTGATGTTTGGGATCAATACTTTTGTGGCCCTCTCACTGCAGGCCATCATTACTGTCATTGTTGTAGATGAAGCTGCACTAGGCCTGGATATTGTTACACAG TTCATCATCTATGGGAGCTATTACAGTGCCATCTCATTGCTCTTCCTGATCAGAGGGACCTACACTGCCTGTATAAGTCACCCTACAGCAACCCAGCCAGAAGACAAGGGACAAAAGTCCAGCGTGGAGGTGATCGATGCTGAACATTTCTGA
- the slc19a3a gene encoding thiamine transporter 1 encodes MKAVKRWRSDWRYPTTLLCIYGFFSTVKPLEPFLIAFLTGPDKNLTTEQVNNQIFPVWTYSYLSVLVPVFLLTDWLRYKPVVIFQCIALFITTAMLLWTKTVLAMQTMQFFYGVVTASDVAYFSYIYSVIDLKKYRKATSYSRSVQLLGYTVGSVLGQLLVSFSLMSYSNILVFTLVLTAIALLTSCLLPMPQQSMFFHRRHNVQKADAKSDGDEMVDATECTNRPKNSVEKIRDGKMDTIEETDEDAVKEENTYGAEHCEESVGKESCSQVFLHLWRDFIQCYSSRELLYWSVWWALATCGYNQTVNYVQVLWEHVQPSQNISIYNGGVEAVSNLLGAATSYGIGFTEVRWDKWGELALGAFSGLGAAALFLITFINNIWVCYTGYVIFKCLYMLLITIAMYQIAADLTMERYALVFGANNFGALALQTVLTSIVVDSRGLGLAIIPQFIIYASYFSGIALLFSLRGLFTIWRAKTNKTETTPDKNESLVLDEQGF; translated from the exons ATGAAGGCAGTTAAGAGGTGGAGGTCAGACTGGAGGTATCCCACCACCCTGTTGTGCATATATGGATTCTTCAGCACGGTCAAACCCCTGGAGCCTTTCCTCATCGCATTCCTGACAGGACCTGACAAGAATCTGACAACAGAGCAG GTTAATAATCAAATTTTCCCAGTATGGACGTACTCCTACTTGTCTGTGTTGGTGCCAGTGTTCCTGCTGACGGATTGGTTGCGATACAAGCCTGTGGTGATATTCCAGTGCATTGCACTCTTCATCACCACAGCTATGCTGTTATGGACTAAAACTGTACTGGCCATGCAGACCATGCAGTTCTTTTACGGGGTGGTGACAGCCAGTGACGTGGCTTATTTCTCCTACATCTACAG TGTGATTGATCTGAAAAAGTACCGGAAGGCCACCTCTTACAGCCGCAGTGTCCAGCTCCTGGGGTACACTGTGGGCTCTGTTCTGGGTCAGCTGCTCGTCAGCTTCAGCCTCATGTCCTACAGTAACATCTTGGTGTTCACTCTGGTTCTCACTGCCATTGCTCTGCTCACTTCCTGCCTCCTGCCAATGCCACAGCAGAGTATGTTCTTCCATCGCAGGCATAACGTACAAAAAGCAGACGCAAAGAGCGATGGGGATGAGATGGTTGATGCCACAGAATGCACTAATAGACCAAAAAACTCTGTAGAAAAAATAAGAGATGGAAAGATGGATACAATCGAAGAGACAGATGAGGATGCtgtcaaagaagaaaacacttaTGGAGCTGAGCACTGTGAGGAGTCAGTTGGTAAAGAAAGCTGCAGTCAAGTTTTCCTCCACCTGTGGAGAGACTTCATCCAGTGCTATTCCTCCAGAGAGCTGCTCTACTGGTCAGTGTGGTGGGCTTTGGCCACCTGTGGCTATAACCAGACTGTCAACTATGTGCAG GTGTTGTGGGAGCATGTGCAGCCATCTCAAAACATCAGCATCTACAATGGAGGTGTTGAAGCCGTTTCCAACCTGTTAG gtgCAGCTACATCCTATGGTATAGGTTTCACTGAGGTGAGGTGGGACAAGTGGGGAGAGCTGGCCCTGGGGGCTTTCTCTGGACTTGGGGCAGCTGCACTTTTTCTCATCACCTTCATCAACAACATATGGGTCTGCTACACCGGCTATGTCATTTTCAAGTGCCTTTACATGCTGCTGATCACAATAGCAAT GTACCAAATTGCAGCTGACCTAACAATGGAAAGATATGCACTTGTATTTGGAGCAAATAACTTTGGAGCACTGGCTTTACAAACAGTTCTCACTTCTATTGTGGTCGACAGTAGAGGACTGGGCCTGGCCATCATTCCTCAA TTCATCATATATGCCAGCTACTTCTCAGGCATTgctcttctgttttcacttcGGGGACTGTTTACCATCTGGAGAGCCAAGACgaacaaaacagagacaactCCTGACAAAAATGAATCTCTTGTTCTGGACGAACAGGGATTTTGA